A single region of the Saprospiraceae bacterium genome encodes:
- a CDS encoding ABC transporter ATP-binding protein, with amino-acid sequence MSNIVIKANGLGKKYLISHQTEREGYTALRDVLARQARSIVSKTQNLFSGQQLLIGDKIEEFWALKDLDFEIRQGDRVGIIGRNGAGKSTLLKVLSRITEPSTGRAEIHGRVASLLEVGTGFHPELTGRENTYLNGAILGMSRSEIKKKFDEIVEFAGVEKFLDTPVKRYSSGMYVRLAFAVAAHLEPEILVVDEVLAVGDAAFQKKCLGKMEDVSNKDGRTVIFVSHNMNAMSSLCNKGILLDHGEIKHKGSIQSTIVEYLNQYTKTNRKVSYSLEKAPSGDGIKFLSAEVRPVDSTREIDYFEAGDSIELEFIFQNLNPGQNNLDVTFHLLDEMGNLVFVGSTGFQNKEPKRYAPGKIKFICRIPSGLMNEGVYNIYRFLVVQDRGTVLFEDRDVLQFEIIGKQEENWGWMGKKEGIVRPVLEWIG; translated from the coding sequence ATGAGCAACATTGTTATAAAAGCTAATGGTCTAGGTAAAAAATATCTAATTAGCCACCAGACTGAACGAGAAGGCTATACCGCTCTACGAGACGTGCTTGCTAGGCAAGCAAGAAGTATAGTTAGCAAAACTCAAAACCTTTTTAGTGGGCAACAATTGCTCATTGGCGATAAGATAGAGGAATTCTGGGCTTTAAAAGATTTAGACTTTGAAATCCGACAGGGTGACCGAGTTGGAATCATCGGCCGCAACGGCGCTGGCAAAAGCACCTTACTCAAAGTTCTTAGCCGCATTACAGAACCTAGCACTGGACGTGCAGAAATTCATGGCCGGGTGGCTAGCCTATTAGAAGTTGGCACAGGTTTCCATCCAGAATTAACAGGACGAGAAAATACTTATCTTAATGGCGCCATTTTAGGAATGAGTCGTTCAGAGATTAAAAAAAAATTCGATGAAATAGTCGAATTTGCAGGTGTAGAAAAATTTTTAGATACCCCTGTAAAGCGTTATTCATCTGGAATGTATGTACGTCTGGCATTTGCTGTCGCTGCTCATTTAGAACCTGAAATTTTGGTCGTAGATGAAGTGTTAGCTGTGGGCGATGCAGCTTTTCAGAAGAAATGTCTGGGGAAGATGGAAGATGTTAGTAACAAAGATGGTAGAACAGTAATATTCGTAAGCCATAATATGAATGCTATGTCATCTTTATGTAATAAAGGCATCCTTTTGGATCATGGAGAAATAAAACATAAAGGGTCGATCCAATCTACCATAGTTGAGTATTTAAATCAATACACCAAAACTAATCGGAAAGTAAGCTATTCCTTAGAAAAAGCCCCTTCAGGGGATGGCATTAAATTCTTATCCGCAGAGGTAAGGCCAGTCGATTCAACCCGAGAAATTGATTATTTTGAAGCAGGAGATTCTATCGAATTGGAATTTATTTTCCAAAATCTTAACCCTGGACAAAATAACTTGGATGTAACATTTCACCTCTTAGATGAAATGGGAAATTTAGTATTTGTAGGATCTACTGGATTTCAAAATAAGGAACCAAAGCGATACGCTCCAGGTAAGATAAAGTTTATTTGTAGAATACCCTCAGGTCTAATGAATGAGGGAGTCTATAATATTTATCGTTTCTTAGTGGTCCAAGATAGAGGAACTGTATTGTTTGAAGATAGAGATGTTCTTCAATTTGAAATTATTGGAAAGCAAGAAGAAAACTGGGGTTGGATGGGAAAAAAAGAAGGAATTGTACGTCCAGTATTAGAATGGATAGGTTAA
- a CDS encoding polysaccharide biosynthesis tyrosine autokinase — MDQYPINNGSFTPPFQQEESSTDIRQLFFLFLRNWYWLALGLAIGLSLAWLNLRYATTIYQVRGTILINEKEQQSFSEEMIMEDLGFSSKSNVENELQILKSASLMERVVDSLGINIVYIQEGRVKSSEQYLNNAIYLSEISPIEKAYGSTLRIKTVGENTFGLIKGESDTMMLQYGVPFQEGGITYTLDKREGLQETPYTIRIMDPSSVARSYAGQLQLQAIGRSNVIAISLKDAVPPKAIDIINKLIEVYNISAIEQKNSSGEQTLKFIDERLLFITEELYDVEKEVEGFKNKNKFPVEISAQATQYLERVNQSDEQLMELQLRQGIIKGLKDFIANDSNRYKTLPLGSEILSGSLSDLVSQYNKLIFDREQLLESATTSNPAVATFEEQLNYLRRTILQSINSMQTELAGRQKQIEDRLAPIERQIRSIPSNEREFLQIMRQQQIKEQLFLYLLQKREETALSIVAQVANSRILDPAISGGPVSPQRRQTYIIAIFLGLAIPGGLIFLLDFFDNKIYSKQDIQKLTKAPFLGVIGKAKNEEAIVISKSSRSAVAEMFRLLRTNLQFMAAGKKGQVVLVTSSVSGEGKSFITINLGISQALSNKRTILIGLDLRKPKMSQYLTGEKAAFGMTNYLVGSMEMEEVIQSLAGYPNVDFIGAGPIPPNPAELLMNNRLEALITELRNRYDFIIIDTAPLGLVTDAFLIDPYVDQSIMVTRFGKTTENFIRMIEEVYQHKKLGNLGIVLNGVKGSKGYGYGYGYGYGYGYGYGYGYGYYKEDKKAN; from the coding sequence TTGGATCAATACCCCATAAATAACGGTTCTTTTACCCCACCCTTCCAGCAGGAGGAAAGCAGTACCGATATCCGGCAACTTTTCTTCCTCTTCTTACGCAATTGGTATTGGCTGGCCTTAGGACTTGCCATTGGATTATCCCTGGCCTGGCTCAATTTGCGTTACGCCACCACCATCTACCAAGTAAGAGGAACCATACTCATCAATGAAAAGGAACAACAATCCTTTAGTGAGGAAATGATCATGGAAGATTTGGGCTTTTCCTCTAAGTCCAATGTGGAAAATGAACTGCAAATCCTCAAGTCTGCGAGTTTGATGGAGCGGGTAGTGGATTCTTTAGGTATCAACATTGTGTATATCCAAGAAGGGCGCGTAAAATCCTCTGAACAATATTTGAACAATGCCATTTATTTATCGGAGATCAGTCCCATCGAAAAAGCTTATGGCAGTACACTTAGAATAAAGACTGTAGGCGAAAATACTTTTGGCTTGATCAAAGGGGAATCGGACACCATGATGTTGCAATATGGGGTTCCCTTTCAGGAAGGAGGCATTACCTATACACTCGATAAGCGAGAGGGGCTACAAGAAACGCCCTATACCATTCGGATCATGGACCCTTCCAGTGTTGCCCGAAGTTATGCTGGTCAATTGCAATTACAAGCCATTGGCCGATCCAATGTGATTGCCATTAGCCTCAAGGATGCCGTACCACCAAAGGCCATAGATATCATCAATAAACTCATTGAAGTATATAATATCAGCGCCATTGAGCAAAAAAATAGCTCCGGTGAGCAAACGCTGAAATTTATAGACGAACGACTGTTATTCATCACAGAGGAACTCTACGATGTTGAAAAAGAGGTGGAGGGTTTTAAAAATAAAAATAAATTTCCCGTTGAGATTAGCGCACAAGCCACCCAGTATTTAGAAAGGGTCAATCAGTCGGATGAACAATTGATGGAACTGCAACTCCGGCAGGGCATTATCAAAGGTTTAAAGGATTTTATCGCCAATGATTCCAATCGTTATAAAACCCTACCCTTAGGTTCAGAAATTCTTTCGGGTTCCCTCTCTGATTTGGTGAGTCAATACAATAAACTTATTTTCGATCGAGAACAATTATTGGAATCGGCTACGACTTCCAATCCTGCCGTCGCTACCTTTGAGGAACAACTTAACTACCTTCGGCGAACGATTCTGCAAAGTATTAATAGCATGCAGACGGAGCTGGCTGGCCGACAAAAACAAATCGAAGACCGACTAGCTCCAATTGAACGGCAAATCAGGTCCATTCCTTCCAACGAAAGGGAATTCTTGCAGATCATGCGGCAGCAACAAATCAAGGAACAGCTTTTTCTTTACCTCTTGCAAAAAAGAGAAGAAACGGCCCTGTCTATTGTCGCACAAGTAGCCAATTCTCGAATTCTAGACCCCGCCATTAGTGGGGGGCCTGTGTCGCCACAAAGAAGGCAGACCTATATCATTGCCATCTTTTTAGGCTTAGCTATTCCCGGAGGCCTAATCTTCCTACTCGACTTTTTTGATAATAAAATTTACTCCAAACAGGATATTCAAAAATTGACCAAAGCGCCTTTCCTGGGCGTCATTGGCAAAGCCAAAAATGAAGAAGCCATTGTCATTAGCAAAAGCAGTCGATCGGCGGTGGCAGAGATGTTTCGCCTTTTGCGCACCAATCTGCAATTTATGGCCGCAGGCAAAAAAGGTCAAGTGGTGCTGGTTACGTCCAGCGTGAGTGGCGAAGGGAAGAGCTTTATTACCATTAACCTGGGCATCAGCCAGGCCCTCTCCAATAAACGAACCATTTTGATTGGACTGGATTTGCGCAAACCTAAAATGAGCCAATACCTGACGGGAGAGAAGGCTGCTTTTGGTATGACCAATTATTTGGTGGGCAGCATGGAAATGGAGGAGGTGATTCAGTCACTTGCCGGATATCCTAATGTAGACTTCATCGGCGCGGGACCAATCCCACCGAATCCCGCCGAGCTGCTGATGAATAATCGCTTAGAAGCTCTCATTACTGAACTCCGAAATCGGTATGACTTTATTATCATCGACACCGCTCCTTTAGGCCTGGTCACCGATGCCTTTTTGATAGATCCCTATGTCGATCAAAGCATCATGGTGACTCGATTTGGGAAAACGACTGAAAACTTTATCCGGATGATTGAGGAAGTGTACCAACATAAAAAATTGGGTAACCTGGGGATTGTACTGAATGGGGTAAAAGGTTCTAAGGGGTATGGATATGGGTATGGATATGGGTATGGGTATGGGTATGGATATGGATATGGATATGGGTATTATAAGGAGGATAAAAAAGCAAACTAG
- the rffA gene encoding dTDP-4-amino-4,6-dideoxygalactose transaminase, giving the protein MKIPFNKPYLTGKEAHYLYQAVLSGKISGNGLFTEKCHGFFQEKYGFKKCLLTTSCTDALEMAAILLNITEGDEVIAPSYTFVSTTNAFVLRGAKIVFADSTVSNPNIDPSSLEALITPKTKAIVVVHYAGIACDMGKIMKIAQRHHLFVVEDAAQAIDSYYKERPLGSIGHLAAFSFHETKNIISGEGGMLVINDQQFADRAEIIWEKGTNRSAFFRGEVDKYGWVDIGSSFLPSEIIAAFLYAQLENLTDIQTKRKEIWNLYYDNLKVLEEKGAIKLPFIPSFATNNAHMFYLVCNSLADRTALINYLRSKEIHAVFHYLSLHKSPFYASKHDGRELLNCDNFSECLVRLPFYYELSKTEQYSIIDETIEFFA; this is encoded by the coding sequence ATGAAGATTCCATTCAACAAACCTTATCTTACCGGAAAAGAAGCACACTATCTGTATCAAGCCGTACTATCAGGCAAGATTTCAGGAAATGGCCTTTTCACCGAAAAGTGTCATGGTTTTTTCCAAGAAAAATATGGTTTTAAGAAATGCCTACTGACCACTTCTTGCACGGATGCTTTAGAAATGGCGGCAATTTTGCTAAATATAACGGAAGGAGATGAAGTTATTGCACCTTCTTACACCTTTGTATCTACGACAAATGCCTTTGTACTTAGGGGGGCAAAAATTGTTTTTGCAGATAGCACAGTATCTAACCCGAATATCGACCCTTCTTCATTAGAAGCATTAATTACACCAAAAACCAAGGCGATAGTTGTCGTTCATTATGCAGGAATTGCTTGTGACATGGGTAAAATCATGAAAATAGCCCAGCGTCACCATTTGTTCGTTGTCGAGGATGCAGCGCAGGCAATTGATAGCTATTACAAAGAAAGGCCGCTAGGCAGCATTGGCCATTTAGCCGCCTTTTCTTTCCATGAGACCAAAAATATCATAAGTGGTGAGGGAGGTATGCTGGTGATAAATGACCAACAGTTTGCCGATCGAGCTGAAATTATTTGGGAAAAGGGAACCAATCGTTCTGCATTTTTTAGAGGGGAGGTAGACAAATATGGATGGGTAGATATCGGGTCTTCTTTTTTGCCATCTGAGATTATCGCAGCATTCTTGTATGCTCAGTTAGAAAACCTTACTGATATTCAAACTAAGAGGAAGGAGATATGGAATCTGTATTATGATAACTTGAAAGTACTGGAAGAAAAAGGAGCAATAAAACTTCCCTTTATTCCAAGCTTTGCCACCAACAATGCACACATGTTCTATTTGGTTTGCAACTCTCTGGCGGATAGAACAGCTTTGATAAACTATTTGCGCTCAAAAGAAATTCATGCTGTATTCCATTACCTCTCTTTGCATAAAAGTCCGTTTTACGCATCAAAACATGATGGTAGGGAACTTCTAAATTGTGATAATTTTTCTGAATGTTTGGTTAGATTACCCTTTTACTATGAACTTTCAAAAACGGAACAATACTCCATTATTGATGAAACAATAGAATTCTTTGCCTAG
- a CDS encoding WbqC family protein translates to MRIGIMQPYFFPYIGYFQLMNAVDEFVIYDNIQFSKKGWINRNRMLVNDTDTYFTIPLKKDSDFLDIRNRRLAESWMSEKTKVLNKMRESYRKAPYFDPVYELIKNCILIDESNLFSYILHTLSQIKIYLDISTPFIISSSIPIDHSLKAEKKVLEIIKYKKAKTYINPIGGMELYEKEDFKKEGIELLFLKSENIEYKQFSNSFVPWLSIIDVMMFNSRKTISEYLNNAYNLI, encoded by the coding sequence ATGAGGATTGGAATAATGCAGCCTTATTTTTTCCCTTATATTGGATATTTTCAATTAATGAATGCAGTTGACGAATTTGTCATCTATGATAATATACAATTTTCTAAAAAGGGGTGGATCAATAGGAATAGGATGCTCGTAAATGATACAGATACCTACTTTACTATACCCTTAAAGAAAGATTCTGATTTCCTTGATATTAGAAATAGGCGATTAGCAGAATCTTGGATGTCAGAGAAGACTAAAGTACTAAATAAGATGAGGGAATCTTATCGGAAAGCTCCATATTTTGATCCAGTTTATGAGCTAATCAAAAATTGCATATTAATTGATGAATCTAACTTGTTTTCTTACATTTTACACACTTTAAGTCAGATAAAAATCTATTTAGATATTAGTACTCCATTTATTATTTCTTCTTCTATACCAATAGATCATTCTTTAAAGGCAGAAAAAAAAGTTTTAGAAATTATTAAATACAAAAAAGCAAAAACATATATCAACCCTATAGGAGGAATGGAATTATATGAAAAAGAAGATTTCAAAAAGGAAGGCATTGAATTACTTTTTCTAAAATCAGAAAATATAGAATATAAACAATTCTCAAACAGCTTTGTTCCTTGGCTGTCAATTATAGATGTTATGATGTTCAACTCGCGAAAAACGATAAGCGAATACCTGAATAACGCCTATAATTTAATATAA
- a CDS encoding class I SAM-dependent methyltransferase, whose translation MEKKRDFNKEFKDTSDHKYAYNFDFDVMHPFMLRSFIPFFREGNLLELGSFKGDFTQRLIPHFDDITCVEASNEAIADAQKILEEKVKFYNVLFEEATLPNQYDNIILTHVLEHLDDPVSILKRVNNEWLSDKGRFFLVCPNANAPSRQIAVKMGIISHNSAVTPAEKEHGHRITYTLDTLERDARQAGLKVVHRSGIFFKALANFQWDRLLETDIISPEYLEGCYQLGQQYPDLCSSIFLMCEKG comes from the coding sequence ATGGAAAAGAAACGAGACTTCAATAAAGAATTTAAAGACACATCTGATCATAAATATGCTTATAATTTTGATTTTGATGTTATGCATCCTTTCATGTTACGTTCATTTATTCCTTTCTTTAGGGAAGGTAATCTTTTGGAATTAGGAAGTTTTAAAGGTGATTTTACGCAAAGGCTAATTCCACATTTTGACGATATTACATGTGTAGAAGCTTCAAATGAAGCAATAGCAGACGCACAAAAAATCTTAGAAGAAAAAGTCAAATTCTATAATGTTCTTTTTGAGGAAGCAACACTCCCTAATCAATATGACAATATTATTCTTACTCACGTCTTAGAACATTTAGATGATCCAGTGAGTATTTTAAAACGAGTAAATAACGAATGGCTTTCAGATAAAGGGCGTTTTTTCCTTGTATGCCCAAATGCCAATGCTCCATCTCGTCAAATTGCAGTCAAAATGGGAATTATAAGCCATAATTCAGCTGTTACCCCAGCTGAAAAAGAACATGGACATAGAATAACTTACACGCTGGATACACTTGAAAGAGATGCTCGCCAAGCGGGATTAAAAGTAGTCCATAGGTCTGGGATTTTCTTCAAGGCATTGGCTAATTTTCAATGGGATAGGTTACTGGAAACAGATATCATTTCGCCAGAATACTTAGAAGGGTGTTACCAGTTAGGTCAACAATATCCAGATCTTTGTTCAAGTATTTTTTTGATGTGTGAAAAAGGATAA
- a CDS encoding DegT/DnrJ/EryC1/StrS family aminotransferase, giving the protein MIPITKPFLPPLGDYQKYMEGIWQRNWLTNNGPLVNELELKIKEYLNLKHLLFLSNGTIAIQIAIKALDLNGEIITSPFSYIATTSSIVWENCTPVFVDIDAETLNIDPSLIEAAITEKTSAILATHVYGNPCDIIAIENIAKKNNLKVIYDAAHCFGSKYDGISVFAFGDIATTSFHATKLFHTIEGGAVISNEAELIKKMSFLRNFGHDGPETFASVGINGKNSEFHAAMGIANLKYITEILESRKEQSKHYDLRLQPLKIKRVKINSRAEFNNAYYPIIFESEENLLKAVENLNAHRIYPRRYFTPSLNKLPFVKYQSTPISEDISTRVLCLPLYHGLTFEEINFICRILIRSQNY; this is encoded by the coding sequence ATGATTCCAATAACTAAACCGTTTTTGCCCCCTCTTGGAGACTATCAAAAATATATGGAGGGGATTTGGCAAAGAAATTGGCTCACTAATAATGGCCCACTAGTAAATGAACTAGAACTAAAGATTAAAGAATACCTAAATCTCAAGCATTTACTATTTCTTTCAAATGGTACAATAGCCATTCAAATAGCAATTAAAGCACTAGATTTAAATGGAGAAATCATAACAAGTCCATTTTCCTATATAGCTACAACTAGTAGTATTGTTTGGGAGAATTGTACACCTGTTTTTGTAGATATAGATGCTGAGACCCTCAATATTGACCCGTCGCTTATCGAGGCTGCTATCACAGAAAAAACAAGTGCGATATTAGCAACACATGTATATGGAAACCCCTGTGATATTATAGCAATTGAAAATATTGCAAAAAAGAATAATCTAAAAGTCATATATGATGCTGCACATTGCTTCGGCAGTAAATACGATGGAATATCAGTTTTTGCTTTTGGTGATATAGCTACAACTAGCTTTCACGCTACTAAATTATTCCATACTATTGAAGGAGGGGCTGTTATTTCTAATGAAGCTGAACTAATCAAAAAAATGTCATTTCTGAGAAATTTTGGACACGATGGGCCTGAAACTTTTGCATCTGTTGGAATTAATGGCAAGAACTCCGAATTCCATGCAGCTATGGGGATCGCTAATTTAAAGTATATTACTGAAATACTTGAAAGCCGAAAAGAACAATCCAAACACTACGATCTGAGACTACAGCCATTAAAAATTAAGAGAGTTAAAATAAATAGCAGAGCCGAGTTCAATAATGCTTACTATCCTATTATTTTTGAATCAGAAGAAAACTTACTTAAAGCGGTTGAAAACTTAAATGCCCATCGAATTTACCCTAGAAGGTACTTCACCCCATCCTTAAATAAGTTACCTTTTGTCAAGTACCAATCAACTCCAATTAGTGAAGATATAAGTACAAGAGTTTTATGTTTACCACTTTATCATGGCTTAACTTTTGAAGAAATTAATTTCATTTGTAGGATTTTAATAAGAAGTCAGAATTATTAA
- a CDS encoding glycosyltransferase family 2 protein, translating to MNSLHSLHITIVSPVYRAEDIIDKLISEIENNLNNITESYEIILVDDGSPDNSWTKIKNNCSINRKVKGIKLSRNFGQHYAITAGLENSSGEWVIVMDCDLQDRPDQIITLYNECQKGYDIVFARRNLRMDSFTKKLSSSLFYKVFGYLTDTKQDPSIANFGIYHRKVIKAILSMKDHIRYFPTMSQWVGFRKTYVNVKHGEREAGNSSYSWKKLFELAFNNIIAFSDKPLRLTIQFGLVISATSGLIGFYYFLRYSLGYIIVSGFTSIIISLWFIAGVIIFILGIIGIYLGKVFEKVKDRPNYIIDQQINNVEK from the coding sequence TTGAACTCCCTTCATAGCCTACATATAACAATTGTTTCTCCAGTATACAGAGCTGAGGACATCATTGATAAATTAATCAGCGAAATAGAAAATAATTTAAACAACATTACTGAATCCTATGAAATAATATTAGTAGATGATGGAAGCCCAGACAATTCTTGGACAAAGATTAAGAATAATTGTTCAATAAATAGAAAAGTCAAAGGGATCAAATTAAGTAGAAACTTTGGTCAACATTATGCTATAACGGCAGGCTTAGAAAATTCGAGTGGGGAGTGGGTGATTGTCATGGATTGTGACCTACAAGATAGGCCGGACCAGATTATCACATTATATAATGAATGTCAAAAAGGGTACGATATCGTTTTTGCCCGCAGGAATTTAAGAATGGACAGTTTCACCAAAAAACTATCTTCTTCTTTATTTTATAAAGTATTTGGGTATTTAACCGATACTAAACAAGATCCTTCCATTGCAAATTTTGGGATATACCATCGAAAGGTGATAAAAGCAATTCTAAGCATGAAAGATCACATTAGATATTTTCCTACTATGTCCCAATGGGTTGGATTTAGGAAAACGTACGTAAATGTCAAGCACGGGGAAAGGGAGGCAGGTAATTCATCTTACTCATGGAAAAAACTATTCGAACTTGCTTTCAATAATATTATCGCCTTTTCAGATAAGCCATTAAGGCTTACCATTCAATTTGGCCTGGTGATTTCTGCAACTTCGGGTTTAATCGGTTTTTATTATTTCCTACGCTATTCATTAGGTTATATCATTGTTTCTGGATTTACCAGCATAATTATTTCTTTGTGGTTCATTGCTGGCGTTATCATTTTTATTCTTGGGATTATTGGCATTTATTTAGGAAAAGTATTTGAAAAAGTTAAAGATAGACCAAATTACATTATAGATCAGCAAATAAATAACGTTGAAAAATAA
- a CDS encoding GNAT family N-acetyltransferase produces the protein MNYKINSSFENDIFKHLMACNDFFVPKLDSKVNLKEYSSKLFKKATRFEAWDKSVLIGLVATYYNDHIPHIGFISNVSVLFEYSGKGIASNLLKMCTTFGQNNNFHELKLEVSTQNHPAIKVYENHGFKTLSQKEGSLTMSLNLLFSSKNRTSL, from the coding sequence TTGAACTACAAAATCAATTCATCTTTCGAAAATGATATTTTCAAGCACTTAATGGCGTGTAATGATTTTTTTGTCCCGAAATTAGATTCAAAAGTAAATTTAAAGGAATATTCTAGCAAGTTATTTAAAAAAGCTACAAGATTTGAAGCCTGGGATAAATCAGTTTTGATTGGGTTGGTTGCTACTTACTATAACGACCACATACCTCACATAGGGTTTATATCTAATGTAAGCGTACTATTTGAATATTCCGGAAAAGGCATTGCCTCTAACCTACTTAAAATGTGTACCACATTTGGCCAAAACAACAATTTCCACGAACTAAAATTGGAAGTTTCAACACAAAATCATCCAGCAATTAAAGTATATGAAAACCATGGTTTCAAAACACTTTCGCAAAAAGAGGGTTCACTGACCATGAGCCTTAATTTGCTATTTTCAAGCAAAAATAGAACTTCACTATAG
- a CDS encoding formyltransferase family protein gives MKNKVSLFLMTFKGFIALKELLENGFHLTIDFVVIGRDSKIQNDYHKEIIKLCQKNNIKYYLRSDKYTLSSSYAIAISWRWIITLSNTKLIILHDSLLPKYRGFAPLVNCLINKEEYVGVTALFASENYDEGDIIIQERLKIQYPIKIKTAIELISNLYSEIVHKLFNLISSNEPIISQKQTEEEATYSLWRDEHDYFIDWSWDAKKIRRFVDAVGEPYDGAKSRIETEIVRIKQVEECRDLKIENRDNGKIILLRDEKPIVVCGTGLIKIIHADFLKNDKSIFPLEKFRLRFL, from the coding sequence TTGAAAAATAAAGTTTCTTTATTCTTAATGACGTTTAAAGGGTTTATTGCCCTAAAGGAACTACTTGAGAATGGCTTTCATTTAACAATAGATTTTGTGGTCATTGGGCGAGATTCCAAAATTCAGAACGATTACCACAAAGAGATAATAAAGCTTTGCCAGAAAAATAACATCAAGTATTATCTACGTAGCGATAAGTATACTCTTTCTTCTAGTTATGCTATCGCTATCTCATGGAGATGGATAATTACCTTAAGTAATACAAAACTTATTATACTTCATGATTCTCTATTACCAAAATACAGAGGCTTTGCCCCTCTAGTAAATTGTTTAATTAATAAAGAGGAATATGTTGGTGTTACGGCACTTTTCGCATCTGAAAATTACGATGAAGGTGATATCATTATACAAGAAAGATTAAAGATTCAGTATCCAATAAAAATCAAAACAGCTATTGAGTTAATTAGTAATTTGTATTCAGAAATAGTTCATAAATTGTTTAATCTTATTTCTAGTAATGAACCTATAATAAGTCAAAAACAAACTGAAGAGGAAGCCACATACAGTCTTTGGCGAGATGAGCATGATTACTTTATCGATTGGAGTTGGGATGCAAAAAAAATCAGGCGATTCGTTGATGCAGTCGGAGAACCATATGATGGAGCCAAAAGTAGAATTGAAACAGAGATCGTTCGGATAAAACAAGTTGAGGAATGTCGTGATTTAAAAATTGAAAATAGAGATAATGGAAAGATTATCCTCCTGAGAGATGAAAAGCCTATTGTAGTTTGTGGCACCGGCTTGATTAAAATTATCCACGCTGATTTCCTGAAAAATGATAAAAGTATTTTCCCATTGGAAAAGTTCAGATTGAGATTCTTATGA
- a CDS encoding ABC transporter permease yields the protein MTTSKEYITILEPGRAEKNYWRDLWHYRELFIILAWRDISVRYKQTVIGVAWAVIRPFLTMIVFTVIFGRIAKLPSEGDAPYALMVFAAMLPWTLFSTALGDASNSLVTNSNLISKVYFPRLIVPSAAVVTAFVDFLISFMLLVAIMFYYQYTPGFQILLLPLFMLLALLTSLGPGLFMTALNVKYRDFRYIIPFIIQLGMYVSPVGFSSSIIPEQWRLVYGLNPIVGVIDGFRWCILGGENPLHLPSLYFSLGISIFFLWLGIRQFRGMEKNFADLI from the coding sequence ATGACAACCTCGAAGGAATACATAACCATACTTGAACCTGGGCGAGCCGAGAAGAACTACTGGCGCGATCTTTGGCATTACCGAGAGCTCTTCATTATTTTAGCATGGCGCGATATATCAGTACGCTACAAGCAAACGGTTATCGGAGTAGCATGGGCTGTTATCCGTCCTTTTCTAACAATGATTGTTTTTACCGTGATTTTTGGTAGAATAGCCAAATTGCCTTCTGAAGGAGACGCCCCATACGCATTGATGGTATTTGCCGCTATGTTGCCATGGACACTTTTTTCGACGGCATTAGGAGACGCGTCTAATAGTCTGGTAACTAATTCTAACCTAATTAGCAAAGTCTATTTCCCTCGCCTAATTGTACCCTCAGCTGCTGTGGTGACAGCCTTTGTAGATTTTCTTATTAGTTTCATGCTTCTCGTGGCAATCATGTTTTATTATCAATACACTCCTGGCTTTCAAATTTTACTTTTACCTCTATTCATGTTGTTGGCCTTACTAACTAGTTTAGGTCCAGGTTTATTTATGACGGCACTTAATGTCAAATATCGTGATTTCCGTTATATCATTCCATTTATAATCCAACTTGGCATGTACGTTTCTCCAGTAGGGTTTAGCAGCAGTATAATACCAGAACAATGGCGCCTTGTTTATGGTCTCAATCCTATAGTGGGTGTCATTGATGGTTTTCGTTGGTGTATTTTAGGAGGAGAAAATCCTTTACATTTACCTAGTCTTTACTTCAGCTTAGGTATTAGTATATTCTTTCTCTGGTTAGGTATCCGCCAATTTAGGGGAATGGAAAAAAACTTTGCAGATTTAATATAA